Proteins co-encoded in one Pseudophryne corroboree isolate aPseCor3 chromosome 1, aPseCor3.hap2, whole genome shotgun sequence genomic window:
- the FOXB2 gene encoding forkhead box protein B2, translating into MPRPGKSSYSDQKPPYSYISLTAMAIQSSSEKMLPLSDIYKFIMDRFPYYRENTQRWQNSLRHNLSFNDCFIKIPRRPDQPGKGSFWALHPDCGDMFENGSFLRRRKRFKVHRSEHLGSKSHQMIHYFHQQHSHSKLGLPSAEGVPVTGVGRLPHFQPYNINGSQSTGFKHPFAIENIIGRDYKGVMTSGLPLASMMHHLGYPVPSQLSNMVSTMWPHVGMMDTMTGMAVPQEYGHFGMPMKTLCHAPNQTIPAVPMPIKPTASLPPVSAIPNLTINPPSMCSPSVTQVAAAASLLEQSQPGHPESKGNMLHPVMVHS; encoded by the coding sequence ATGCCTCGCCCGGGGAAGAGCTCATACAGTGACCAGAAGCCGCCGTACTCCTACATATCGCTGACTGCCATGGCCATCCAGAGCTCCTCCGAGAAGATGCTGCCCCTCAGTGACATCTACAAGTTCATCATGGACCGGTTCCCCTACTATCGGGAGAACACCCagcgctggcagaactccctccggCACAACCTCTCCTTCAATGACTGCTTCATCAAGATTCCACGGAGACCCGACCAGCCGGGGAAGGGCAGCTTCTGGGCTCTGCACCCAGACTGCGGGGACATGTTTGAGAACGGCAGCTTcctgaggaggaggaagaggttTAAGGTGCACAGGTCAGAGCACCTGGGGTCCAAGAGTCACCAGATGATCCATTACTTCCACCAGCAGCACAGTCACTCTAAACTGGGGCTGCCCAGTGCTGAGGGCGTCCCAGTGACTGGTGTCGGCCGGCTCCCTCACTTCCAGCCATACAACATCAATGGAAGCCAGTCCACGGGATTTAAGCATCCCTTCGCAATAGAGAATATTATTGGCAGAGATTACAAGGGGGTGATGACTAGTGGCCTGCCATTAGCGTCCATGATGCATCACCTGGGGTATCCGGTGCCCAGTCAGCTCAGCAACATGGTCAGCACCATGTGGCCACACGTTGGCATGATGGACACTATGACAGGTATGGCAGTGCCACAAGAGTATGGACATTTCGGAATGCCCATGAAAACACTCTGCCATGCTCCTAATCAGACAATCCCAGCTGTGCCAATGCCTATCAAGCCAACAGCGTCTCTCCCACCGGTGTCCGCAATCCCAAATCTGACTATAAACCCCCCTAGTATGTGCTCCCCTTCTGTCACACAGGTGGCTGCTGCAGCGTCTCTCCTGGAGCAATCTCAGCCCGGCCACCCGGAGAGCAAGGGCAACATGCTGCACCCAGTAATGGTGCACTCCTAG